The Pedobacter mucosus genome window below encodes:
- the ccoN gene encoding cytochrome-c oxidase, cbb3-type subunit I: MQLEKFTYDNKIVRNFGIATLVWGIIGMTVGLLAAMQLFRPAMNLGNQYTTFGRIRPLHTNAVIFAFVGNAIFMGVYYSLQRLLKARMFSDVLSKIHFWGWQLIIVSAVITLPLGFTTSHEYAELEWPIDIAITIIWVVFGVNMFGTIIKRRERHLYVAIWFYIATFVTIAVLHIVNSFELPISFMKSYYVYAGVQDALVQWWYGHNAVAFFLTTPYLGMMYYFLPKMAGRPVYSYRLSILHFWSLIFIYIWAGPHHLLYTSLPGWAQSLGVAFSIMLIAPSWGGMINGLLTLRGAWDKVREDVTLKFMVVALTAYGMATFEGPLLSLKQINGVAHFTDWIVAHVHVGALGWNGFLTFGVLYWLIPRIYKTGLYSKKLAGFHFWIGTLGILFYAVPMYWAGFTQGLMWKEFTPEGLLKYPNFLATTLQIIPMHVLRSIGGALYLTGVIAMTYNLAKTMLSSKLVANEPAEAMPLSKIIVDSSPADKAWHRVLERKPMKFMVLSLIIILIGGMVEMMPTFTIQSNIPTIASVKPYTALELQGRDLYIREGCVNCHSQTVRPFRSETERYGEYSKAGEFVYDHPFLWGSKRTGPDLHRIGGKYSDAWHYNHLMDPTSMSPGSIMPSYPWLVEQKLDTTTTASKIRAMQTLGVPYEKDYDQQANGDLKIQAEKIALDLKQNNIKVKSDREIVAIVAYLQRLGTDIKANKETIPSNQ; the protein is encoded by the coding sequence ATGCAGCTGGAAAAATTTACCTACGATAACAAGATTGTCCGAAACTTTGGGATTGCCACACTGGTTTGGGGCATTATCGGCATGACCGTCGGTCTGCTCGCTGCCATGCAATTGTTCAGGCCAGCCATGAATCTGGGCAATCAGTACACCACCTTCGGGAGGATTAGACCTTTACACACCAATGCGGTAATTTTTGCCTTTGTGGGTAATGCCATTTTTATGGGCGTGTATTATTCGCTCCAGCGCTTGCTAAAAGCGAGGATGTTTAGCGATGTATTGAGCAAAATCCACTTTTGGGGCTGGCAGCTTATCATTGTTTCGGCCGTAATTACACTGCCTTTGGGTTTTACCACCTCACACGAATATGCAGAGCTCGAATGGCCGATTGATATCGCCATCACGATAATCTGGGTGGTATTCGGCGTTAATATGTTCGGTACAATTATTAAAAGAAGAGAGCGACATTTATATGTAGCCATTTGGTTTTACATTGCCACTTTTGTAACCATCGCAGTTTTGCATATTGTAAACTCCTTTGAGCTTCCAATATCTTTCATGAAAAGCTACTACGTATATGCCGGGGTTCAGGATGCGTTGGTCCAATGGTGGTATGGACATAATGCGGTAGCCTTTTTCTTAACCACGCCTTATTTGGGAATGATGTATTACTTCTTGCCAAAAATGGCAGGCAGACCCGTTTACTCTTACAGATTAAGTATTCTTCACTTTTGGTCGCTCATTTTTATTTACATCTGGGCCGGCCCCCATCACTTATTATACACCTCCTTACCGGGCTGGGCACAATCATTAGGTGTCGCATTCTCCATTATGTTGATTGCACCAAGTTGGGGCGGGATGATTAACGGTTTGTTAACCCTGCGTGGTGCTTGGGATAAGGTTAGAGAGGATGTGACCCTTAAATTTATGGTGGTTGCATTAACTGCTTATGGAATGGCGACTTTCGAGGGGCCATTATTATCGCTTAAACAAATTAATGGAGTTGCACACTTTACCGATTGGATTGTAGCACACGTACACGTTGGTGCATTGGGCTGGAATGGTTTCTTAACGTTTGGGGTGTTATACTGGTTAATTCCACGTATTTATAAGACAGGACTGTACTCAAAAAAATTAGCTGGTTTTCATTTTTGGATTGGCACTTTGGGAATCTTGTTCTATGCCGTACCGATGTATTGGGCAGGATTTACCCAAGGTTTAATGTGGAAAGAATTTACCCCTGAAGGTTTGTTGAAATATCCAAATTTCCTGGCAACCACCTTGCAGATTATTCCAATGCATGTTCTACGTTCCATTGGTGGAGCACTTTATTTAACAGGCGTTATTGCCATGACTTACAACTTGGCGAAAACGATGTTAAGCTCCAAGTTAGTTGCAAATGAGCCTGCAGAAGCCATGCCTTTAAGCAAAATTATTGTGGATAGTTCTCCTGCTGATAAAGCTTGGCATCGGGTTCTAGAAAGAAAACCAATGAAGTTTATGGTGCTTTCATTAATCATAATCTTAATTGGTGGGATGGTCGAAATGATGCCGACTTTTACAATCCAGTCCAATATTCCAACCATTGCAAGCGTAAAACCTTATACGGCTTTAGAACTACAAGGAAGAGATCTATACATTAGGGAGGGCTGTGTAAACTGCCACTCGCAAACTGTTCGTCCGTTCCGTTCAGAGACTGAACGCTATGGCGAATATAGTAAGGCTGGTGAATTTGTTTATGATCATCCTTTTTTATGGGGAAGTAAACGTACCGGACCAGATTTACATCGGATTGGCGGGAAATATTCTGATGCCTGGCATTACAATCACTTAATGGACCCTACTTCCATGTCGCCGGGAAGTATAATGCCTTCCTACCCTTGGCTCGTGGAGCAGAAATTGGATACCACAACCACGGCAAGCAAAATTAGGGCGATGCAAACTCTAGGCGTTCCTTATGAAAAGGATTATGATCAGCAAGCCAATGGTGACCTAAAAATTCAGGCGGAAAAAATAGCTTTGGATCTCAAACAGAACAACATCAAGGTTAAAAGCGACAGAGAAATTGTGGCTATCGTCGCTTATCTGCAACGTTTGGGCACCGACATAAAGGCCAATAAAGAAACTATTCCTTCAAATCAATAA
- a CDS encoding lactate dehydrogenase — protein MKVIAYNIRPEEKEWLVLANYKKHDITIIANSLTSDTLSFAVGKEALLVFNNDYLNEAMIQGLKALGIKYIATSSFATDHLDLTAAGFAGIKVANVLLETGSKDPKLRMEQVIKNLDQWAAGKCVGKACCCQNDCATIKALK, from the coding sequence ATGAAAGTTATAGCTTACAACATAAGGCCCGAAGAAAAGGAATGGTTGGTCCTTGCCAATTATAAAAAACACGACATTACCATTATTGCCAATAGCTTAACGAGCGATACGCTTTCGTTTGCGGTTGGCAAGGAGGCGTTATTGGTATTCAACAATGATTACCTAAACGAGGCTATGATCCAAGGACTTAAGGCCCTAGGTATAAAATACATCGCAACTTCATCCTTTGCAACTGACCATCTTGATTTAACGGCGGCGGGTTTTGCAGGGATAAAGGTTGCGAACGTTCTCTTGGAAACTGGTAGTAAGGATCCCAAACTTCGGATGGAACAGGTAATCAAAAACCTGGATCAGTGGGCTGCAGGTAAATGCGTGGGTAAGGCATGTTGTTGCCAAAATGATTGCGCAACTATTAAAGCATTAAAATAA
- a CDS encoding response regulator yields the protein MNKKVLIIEDNDDIREGTAEILDLAGYQTLLAKDGKLGVAMALKHLPDIILCDIMMPELDGYGVLYLLNKNPETVNIPFIFMTAKTDRSDIRKGMEMGADDYLTKPFDDLELFKAIESRFRKKKQSSGFGSKNANDSEAVMEALRKKGKSRSIGHKQIIYVEGDEPIYLFYVIKGQVKTYKRFKDGREFSFNLHYDGDFFGYESLCNGEAYSDNAATLIESEIIQIPKSDFIEYLLNHQAVSREFIALLSGDVRVKEAQMLHLAYSSVRKRVAEAILQVAAKLSHQASYSCTIRISRDDLAALVGTASETVSRMLADFKDEKLIDKTGNAINILSIEKLKNIRQ from the coding sequence ATGAACAAGAAGGTTTTAATTATTGAAGATAATGACGATATCCGTGAAGGTACCGCCGAAATACTGGATTTGGCTGGTTATCAAACGCTATTGGCGAAGGATGGAAAGCTCGGTGTAGCAATGGCATTGAAACATTTACCAGATATTATTCTGTGTGATATCATGATGCCTGAACTAGACGGGTATGGTGTACTCTATCTGTTAAATAAAAATCCAGAAACCGTCAATATTCCCTTCATTTTCATGACCGCCAAAACCGACCGTTCAGATATAAGAAAGGGAATGGAAATGGGCGCCGATGATTATCTGACCAAACCATTTGATGATCTTGAATTATTCAAGGCCATAGAAAGTAGGTTCAGGAAAAAAAAGCAGTCTTCGGGTTTTGGTTCAAAAAATGCTAACGATAGTGAGGCAGTGATGGAAGCGCTCCGTAAAAAGGGCAAATCAAGATCGATCGGTCATAAACAGATTATTTATGTGGAGGGTGATGAGCCCATCTATCTATTTTATGTGATAAAAGGACAGGTAAAAACCTACAAGCGTTTTAAGGATGGGCGTGAATTCTCCTTTAACCTACATTATGATGGTGATTTTTTTGGCTATGAGAGTTTATGTAATGGGGAAGCTTATTCGGACAATGCCGCCACCTTGATTGAATCTGAGATTATCCAGATTCCAAAATCTGATTTTATTGAATATTTGCTGAATCACCAGGCGGTTTCCAGGGAGTTTATTGCTCTATTATCTGGAGATGTACGCGTTAAGGAAGCGCAAATGCTTCATTTGGCTTATTCATCAGTCAGAAAGCGCGTTGCCGAAGCGATTTTACAGGTTGCAGCCAAACTCAGTCATCAGGCATCATATAGTTGTACTATTCGGATTTCAAGGGATGATCTTGCCGCACTGGTGGGTACGGCAAGCGAAACGGTGAGTAGAATGCTCGCCGATTTCAAGGATGAAAAACTGATTGATAAAACCGGCAATGCCATCAATATTCTTTCGATTGAGAAGCTCAAGAATATCAGGCAGTAA
- a CDS encoding heavy metal translocating P-type ATPase, translating into MEDQNKNMIKAVCYHCGEDLPKVKYQIDDKEFCCAGCLGVFKILSDNNLCNYYVYNNNPGQQLKSESHLEYLDEPKIITQLLDYRHESSSIITFYIPAIHCSSCIWLLEHLYKIDPAIFSSRIDFLKRQVTINFNHEGISLRKLVETLNHIGYEPLISLQDVVKEHKNSVDKALVLKIAVAGFCMGNVMLFSFPEYFGLSSFEKQFQSLFGWLNLAFSIPVAFYCGRDYSTSAITSIKHKHINLDTPLALIIAVLFLRTAFEVIFSLGPGFADTLTGLVFLLLMGKYLKQRTYHHISFNRDYRSYFPIAVTTLLNGKEKPVSINEINVGDRLWIRNGELVPADSILMKGDAWMDMSFVTGESQPVHKVLGEIIYAGGRQTSEAIELEVIKPVSQSYLTELWNKDNYKNNSDRQNFNDSVAKYFSIGVFIIAFSATAYWLFKNDSHKAWSAFTAVIIVACPCVLALSTPFTLSAILSVMDKKGFYVKNTDAVEELAKCDTIIFDKTGTLTSSENAEIRFSGALNQDESIIVASLLRNSTHPLSRHILKALNVDQYYSLTDYQEVIGKGLTAVISNHNIYAGHLSMLPIGIQADSETGVHIVIDRSYKGYFEIKHQWRLGLAQLILKLQKFSLQVLSGDTDKDFWMLQTIFSNSTIIRFKQSPHQKLNSILELQQGGNKVIMLGDGLNDAGALKQSDFGIAITDNINNFTPGCDAILKGSSLNFLPDFIQLSKDGMKIIKVSFAIAIAYNCIGIYSAVQGTLYPLVAAILMPVSTITIISFTTLATRWYARKNKLI; encoded by the coding sequence ATGGAAGATCAGAATAAAAACATGATAAAAGCTGTTTGCTATCACTGTGGAGAAGATCTGCCCAAAGTTAAATACCAGATAGATGATAAAGAATTTTGCTGTGCAGGTTGCTTGGGCGTTTTTAAAATTCTTTCGGATAATAATCTATGCAACTATTATGTTTACAATAATAATCCTGGTCAGCAACTTAAAAGTGAAAGCCATTTAGAATATCTGGATGAACCCAAAATTATTACCCAATTACTTGATTATCGGCATGAAAGTTCGAGCATCATTACTTTTTACATTCCAGCAATTCATTGCAGTTCCTGCATTTGGTTGTTAGAACATCTCTATAAAATCGATCCGGCTATTTTCAGTTCGAGGATAGATTTTCTCAAAAGACAGGTTACCATTAATTTCAATCATGAGGGAATCTCGCTACGGAAACTGGTAGAAACGCTTAATCATATTGGTTACGAACCCTTGATCAGTTTACAGGATGTTGTAAAAGAACATAAAAATTCTGTAGATAAAGCATTGGTTTTAAAAATTGCAGTGGCCGGATTTTGCATGGGCAACGTAATGCTTTTTAGCTTTCCTGAATATTTTGGCCTCTCTAGTTTTGAGAAGCAATTTCAGTCACTTTTTGGCTGGTTAAATTTAGCTTTTAGTATTCCCGTAGCCTTTTATTGTGGTAGGGATTACTCCACTTCAGCAATCACAAGCATTAAACATAAACACATCAATCTGGATACGCCATTAGCCCTGATTATTGCTGTACTTTTTTTACGAACGGCATTTGAAGTTATTTTTAGCTTAGGACCAGGCTTTGCCGATACCTTAACGGGATTGGTTTTTTTGCTTCTGATGGGTAAGTATTTAAAGCAACGAACTTATCATCACATTTCCTTTAATCGAGATTACCGTTCATATTTTCCGATTGCGGTAACCACACTGCTAAATGGTAAGGAAAAACCTGTTTCCATCAATGAAATAAATGTGGGTGATCGATTGTGGATTCGAAATGGTGAATTGGTCCCTGCAGATTCTATTTTAATGAAAGGTGATGCGTGGATGGATATGAGCTTTGTTACAGGAGAATCTCAGCCTGTACACAAAGTTCTGGGTGAAATTATTTATGCCGGTGGCAGACAAACAAGCGAAGCTATTGAGTTGGAGGTAATCAAACCGGTTTCTCAAAGTTATCTAACCGAATTGTGGAACAAAGACAATTATAAAAACAATAGCGATAGGCAAAATTTTAACGATAGTGTAGCTAAATATTTTAGCATTGGCGTTTTTATAATCGCTTTTTCGGCAACAGCGTATTGGTTGTTCAAAAACGATAGCCATAAGGCTTGGTCGGCATTTACGGCTGTAATTATCGTGGCCTGTCCCTGCGTGTTGGCTTTAAGTACACCATTTACTTTGTCAGCCATTCTATCCGTGATGGACAAGAAAGGGTTTTATGTAAAAAATACAGATGCGGTTGAAGAATTGGCCAAATGTGATACCATCATTTTCGATAAAACTGGAACGCTAACGAGTAGCGAAAATGCTGAAATTCGGTTTAGCGGGGCATTAAATCAAGATGAAAGTATCATTGTTGCTTCCTTATTGCGCAACTCTACACACCCACTGAGCAGACATATATTAAAAGCACTGAACGTTGATCAATATTATTCCCTTACGGATTACCAAGAGGTAATCGGGAAAGGCTTAACGGCTGTAATCAGCAACCACAACATTTACGCAGGGCATTTGTCTATGCTTCCGATTGGAATCCAAGCAGATAGCGAAACTGGCGTTCATATCGTAATCGATCGATCTTACAAAGGTTATTTTGAAATTAAACATCAATGGAGATTGGGTTTAGCTCAACTTATTTTAAAACTTCAAAAATTTAGCTTACAGGTTTTATCTGGCGATACGGATAAAGATTTCTGGATGCTTCAAACCATTTTTTCCAACTCCACAATAATCAGGTTTAAGCAAAGCCCACATCAAAAACTAAACAGCATTTTGGAACTTCAACAGGGTGGAAACAAGGTAATAATGCTTGGTGATGGATTAAATGATGCAGGGGCTTTAAAGCAAAGCGATTTTGGGATCGCCATTACCGATAACATCAACAATTTTACACCAGGTTGCGATGCTATTCTGAAAGGCAGTTCGCTTAATTTTTTACCAGACTTCATTCAGCTAAGTAAAGATGGAATGAAAATTATAAAAGTCAGCTTTGCCATTGCGATAGCTTACAACTGTATTGGGATTTATTCTGCTGTACAGGGAACACTTTATCCGCTGGTTGCGGCGATATTGATGCCCGTCAGTACCATAACAATTATCTCATTTACAACATTGGCAACCAGATGGTATGCCCGAAAAAATAAGCTGATATGA
- the hemN gene encoding oxygen-independent coproporphyrinogen III oxidase, which translates to METALLLKKYNVAVPRYTSYPTVPYWDNENFNVNEWQKTVAKTYSDYKSEGISLYIHLPFCESLCTYCGCNTRITKNHLVEQPYIDALLKEWEMYVAILGEIPKIKEFHLGGGTPTFFSAENLEVLISVILQNAELAKDAEFSFEAHPANTTSGHLKILNNLGFTRLSLGIQDFNPKVQSLINRFQTPEQVGHVCAKAREIGYTSINFDIIYGLPGQTLYGLSETIKEAISMKPDRIAFYSYAHVPWLKPGQRNYTEKDIPVGDEKFALYQLGRGLLAEAGYQDVGMDHFALQGDSLFKAMREQKLHRNFMGYTNQHTHLLIGLGVSSISDGWTAFAQNPKTVEGYLEKIQQGILSVEKGHLLSDADLEIRRHILNIMCREYTIYRNGIPESVYGRLLPLLKDKLIWVTEKEIKITSKGRPFLRNICMAFDEKLWLKQPKAQLFSSSI; encoded by the coding sequence ATGGAAACTGCATTACTGCTTAAAAAGTACAATGTTGCTGTGCCACGTTACACCAGTTACCCAACAGTTCCTTATTGGGATAATGAAAATTTTAATGTAAACGAGTGGCAAAAAACTGTAGCTAAAACATATTCAGATTACAAAAGCGAGGGCATAAGCTTATATATCCATCTTCCTTTTTGCGAAAGCCTTTGTACATATTGTGGTTGCAATACCCGAATAACCAAAAACCATTTGGTAGAGCAACCTTATATAGATGCCTTGCTTAAGGAATGGGAAATGTATGTTGCTATTCTAGGCGAAATTCCTAAAATTAAAGAATTCCATCTCGGAGGCGGAACACCTACATTCTTCAGTGCAGAAAATCTGGAAGTGTTGATCAGTGTGATTTTGCAAAATGCTGAGCTGGCTAAAGATGCTGAATTTTCTTTTGAAGCGCATCCAGCGAATACAACATCAGGACATTTGAAGATTTTGAACAATCTTGGTTTTACCAGATTAAGTTTAGGAATTCAGGACTTTAATCCGAAGGTTCAGTCTTTAATCAACCGTTTTCAAACTCCGGAACAAGTGGGTCATGTATGCGCCAAAGCCCGAGAAATAGGTTATACTTCTATCAACTTCGATATAATTTATGGTCTGCCTGGACAAACGCTTTATGGTTTAAGTGAAACCATAAAAGAAGCGATCTCAATGAAACCCGATCGGATTGCCTTTTACAGCTATGCGCATGTACCGTGGTTAAAACCTGGACAGAGAAATTACACCGAGAAAGATATTCCAGTAGGTGATGAGAAGTTTGCGCTTTATCAGTTGGGCAGGGGCTTACTTGCCGAGGCAGGTTACCAGGATGTTGGAATGGATCATTTTGCGTTACAGGGCGATTCTCTATTTAAGGCCATGAGGGAACAAAAGCTTCACCGCAATTTTATGGGTTACACCAATCAGCATACGCATTTGCTAATTGGTTTGGGGGTTTCATCTATTAGCGATGGATGGACTGCTTTTGCCCAGAACCCGAAGACGGTCGAGGGATATCTAGAGAAAATACAGCAGGGAATTCTTTCTGTGGAAAAAGGTCATCTACTAAGCGATGCGGACTTAGAGATCAGAAGGCATATCCTGAATATCATGTGCCGAGAATATACCATTTACAGAAATGGGATTCCCGAATCCGTGTATGGTAGATTGCTGCCCCTTTTAAAGGATAAACTCATATGGGTAACTGAAAAGGAAATCAAAATTACCTCTAAGGGAAGGCCATTTTTGAGAAACATCTGCATGGCATTCGATGAAAAATTGTGGCTTAAGCAACCAAAAGCTCAACTTTTCAGTTCATCAATTTAA
- the ccoS gene encoding cbb3-type cytochrome oxidase assembly protein CcoS: MNILYFLVGCSVLMALIFLGAFVWAYKTGQNDDTHTPGIRILFDDDIVGEKSEEDHFSS; encoded by the coding sequence ATGAACATTCTTTACTTTTTAGTGGGTTGTAGCGTTTTAATGGCCCTCATTTTTCTTGGTGCGTTTGTATGGGCTTATAAAACGGGTCAGAATGATGATACCCATACTCCAGGCATTAGAATACTTTTTGATGATGATATAGTTGGAGAAAAAAGTGAAGAAGATCACTTTTCCAGTTAA